A section of the Leptospira kobayashii genome encodes:
- a CDS encoding helix-turn-helix transcriptional regulator translates to MYATNAMQTDFHEHYAATLAISLDKNISIETKKGKEEYRVALVGPNTYHRTVSPGVRMISLLIDPETYEYGSISDFAKMGEVKRLEVSNFLPLMERLWDLYYGNLSDSEAWELHLELLQCVRPFQNLEKNIDQRIRKIAHKIRTELPDSIRMKEIGKDFSISEDRLIRLFKENLGIPLRRYLLWVRILNAVKHLKEGANLTEVAHASGFSDSAHFSRTFKENFGFTPSVFFGRIKSIEVRFCESD, encoded by the coding sequence ATCTACGCGACAAACGCGATGCAAACCGATTTTCACGAACATTATGCCGCTACCTTAGCAATTTCTTTGGACAAAAATATCAGTATCGAAACGAAAAAAGGGAAAGAAGAATACCGTGTTGCCTTGGTCGGTCCGAATACCTATCATCGAACCGTTTCTCCCGGTGTAAGAATGATTTCATTGTTGATTGATCCGGAAACATATGAATACGGATCGATCTCCGATTTTGCAAAAATGGGGGAAGTGAAACGTTTGGAAGTTTCAAACTTTCTTCCTTTGATGGAAAGATTATGGGATTTGTATTATGGAAACTTGAGCGATAGTGAAGCTTGGGAATTGCATTTGGAATTACTGCAATGCGTACGCCCTTTTCAAAACTTGGAAAAAAACATAGACCAAAGAATCCGAAAGATCGCACATAAAATCAGAACGGAACTTCCCGATAGCATTCGCATGAAAGAGATAGGAAAAGATTTTTCCATTTCGGAGGATAGATTGATCCGTCTCTTCAAAGAAAATTTGGGAATCCCACTCAGACGGTATCTATTATGGGTCAGGATCTTAAATGCAGTGAAACATCTAAAGGAAGGAGCTAATTTAACAGAAGTTGCTCATGCCAGCGGGTTTTCCGACTCTGCCCATTTTTCCCGCACATTTAAGGAAAATTTCGGATTCACGCCATCCGTTTTTTTCGGTCGTATCAAATCAATTGAAGTTAGGTTTTGCGAATCAGATTGA
- a CDS encoding VOC family protein, translated as MKKFSIIIIILVAIVSVWWGITASQSDYHAIENSDFSYATVIINSPDPERLSDFYRNVFGAEKIKSGYEWNLVGSEKDFISLKTPGYREGGPLITIGKIDKSDAKPPLANDLGYAHICFESDNIPGLIKQILKNGGKILSTFEDLEKVPAAYATDPDGNVFEIHLPFPTPLTPKTIYRSLNSLIRTNFKLSPPETDMIRFLHVNINSADWSKTVVFYTKILSTSATGFERDYKGDFIERLTGVSGAKVRGRHVTLPGYSEGGPTFEVFTYNQFSSKGPLNKSEKGRVATGFLVRDLNAAVNKVVQEGGILISQNGNQTALLKDIDGNLLVFAEKK; from the coding sequence ATGAAAAAGTTTTCAATTATAATAATTATTTTAGTCGCTATTGTCTCTGTTTGGTGGGGAATTACCGCTTCACAAAGTGATTATCATGCGATAGAGAATTCCGATTTTTCTTATGCAACGGTGATCATAAACAGCCCCGATCCTGAGCGTCTTTCCGATTTCTATCGGAATGTTTTCGGAGCCGAAAAAATAAAATCAGGATACGAATGGAATCTGGTAGGTTCGGAAAAAGATTTCATATCTCTGAAAACACCTGGATACAGGGAAGGAGGACCACTCATTACGATTGGAAAGATAGATAAATCGGATGCAAAGCCGCCTTTGGCAAATGATTTGGGTTATGCGCATATTTGTTTTGAAAGTGATAATATCCCCGGTCTCATCAAACAAATCTTAAAGAATGGGGGGAAAATACTCAGCACCTTTGAAGATTTGGAAAAAGTTCCTGCAGCGTATGCAACCGACCCAGACGGGAATGTATTCGAGATACATCTGCCGTTTCCAACTCCTTTGACTCCGAAAACGATTTACCGTAGTTTGAATTCTCTCATACGCACCAACTTCAAGTTATCTCCACCGGAAACAGACATGATTCGTTTTTTACACGTTAACATAAATTCGGCGGATTGGAGCAAAACGGTTGTTTTTTATACCAAAATACTAAGCACGTCTGCGACCGGATTTGAGCGGGATTATAAAGGGGATTTTATAGAGAGACTAACTGGTGTAAGTGGAGCTAAAGTGCGTGGTAGACATGTCACGTTACCAGGTTATAGTGAGGGCGGTCCTACTTTCGAAGTTTTCACTTACAATCAATTTTCTTCCAAGGGACCGCTTAACAAGTCTGAGAAGGGAAGGGTTGCAACGGGTTTTCTGGTTCGAGATTTGAATGCAGCGGTGAATAAGGTTGTGCAAGAGGGAGGAATTCTTATCAGTCAAAACGGAAATCAAACAGCGTTACTCAAAGATATTGATGGTAACTTGCTCGTGTTTGCAGAGAAAAAGTGA
- a CDS encoding SMP-30/gluconolactonase/LRE family protein yields the protein MKKTSIILTVICLSGLTIWVTSAPPSYYEPTGPRFMEKIPEELTKADIGDVISSDVISLVREIPGHDEILPLKGSDKILVSARDEWIWLVDLKTEKAEKLAKSPVSPTGAHIVPGKDDQVYFCMARLDYNSYEKGPGLYSLDLGTKKFSEVVTRVPLTGIMREDGLEIPNSVGNDRVIVYPEPFKETKVTDLTGDGSRQLQFCNDLAVSKDGRHVYITEPFSNPKASSGLGAFAEGITLARNGRVWRYDTISKSIGLVVENIIFADGILIEYDKQGTEVSLLISETVNFRIGRAHLSGPTSGSYDVLWDNLPGLPDGLDRDSSGRIWVALIKDRTGLMTWMHANPWIKPAILRIPAKWLPKSKGTGFFALSPDASKVIAFSHHNGSKVLDISVVVPGGNKLFLPSFYKDNTGIHYLPIDSVISKSNVANTGAGSK from the coding sequence ATGAAAAAAACGAGCATTATATTAACGGTAATTTGCCTCTCCGGTTTAACGATCTGGGTAACATCGGCACCTCCTTCTTATTACGAGCCGACGGGTCCGCGTTTCATGGAAAAAATTCCCGAGGAATTGACGAAAGCGGATATAGGAGATGTTATTTCTTCGGACGTCATCAGCCTTGTTCGCGAAATACCGGGCCATGATGAAATTTTACCGCTGAAGGGTTCCGACAAAATACTTGTTAGTGCTAGAGATGAATGGATTTGGCTCGTTGATTTAAAAACGGAGAAGGCCGAAAAATTGGCGAAGTCACCTGTTTCACCTACAGGGGCGCATATTGTTCCCGGCAAAGACGATCAGGTTTATTTTTGTATGGCTCGTCTCGATTATAACAGTTATGAGAAAGGTCCCGGATTGTACAGTCTGGACCTTGGCACCAAAAAATTTTCAGAAGTGGTAACTCGTGTTCCGCTAACTGGAATTATGCGTGAAGATGGTCTGGAAATTCCTAATTCAGTAGGCAATGATCGGGTAATCGTATACCCCGAGCCGTTCAAAGAAACAAAAGTAACGGATCTAACGGGAGACGGCAGTCGCCAACTTCAGTTCTGTAACGATCTGGCGGTTTCTAAAGACGGACGTCATGTATATATCACCGAACCGTTCAGTAATCCCAAAGCTTCTTCCGGTCTCGGAGCATTTGCCGAGGGAATTACATTGGCCCGAAACGGCAGAGTCTGGCGTTATGATACCATTTCCAAAAGTATCGGTCTTGTTGTTGAAAATATCATTTTCGCAGACGGAATCCTGATCGAATACGATAAGCAAGGAACAGAAGTTAGTTTGCTTATCAGCGAGACTGTTAATTTTCGGATTGGTCGCGCGCATCTTTCCGGTCCGACTTCGGGAAGTTACGATGTACTTTGGGACAATCTTCCCGGTTTGCCGGATGGATTGGATAGAGATTCATCGGGGCGAATATGGGTTGCATTGATTAAGGATCGCACGGGACTAATGACTTGGATGCATGCAAATCCCTGGATCAAACCGGCAATTCTTCGTATTCCTGCAAAATGGCTACCTAAATCCAAGGGTACAGGATTTTTCGCTTTGTCACCTGATGCGAGTAAAGTGATCGCATTTAGTCATCATAACGGTTCCAAAGTTCTCGATATATCCGTGGTCGTCCCGGGAGGGAACAAATTGTTTTTGCCGAGTTTTTATAAAGACAACACCGGTATTCATTACTTGCCGATTGACTCGGTTATTTCAAAATCGAATGTAGCAAATACAGGAGCCGGATCAAAATGA
- a CDS encoding SpoIIE family protein phosphatase yields MDLNWLAWSYHSVGVFAANLICAILAIFLLSKKNKTPTTWWLAAMFLGYNFMLFGYVLAYSVNASWGAYHRFFTSCAMFGNAGMIGFVYTFPRLDQPKEAKIAIPLSLTILLIAFTDLVYTGARLDIIYNFTAHFYTFDYGAQHAVVLLLTQIFPLTILIRKTIRYSTYGGFFSKWLSKPKSLSEYPMFLFSRFCVGWIKFINPKGEDAKACKSFAKAIIIFLFIAVLNVLNKSGLVTYDLYAFGFANITLIICFYFVITYLNNSPEPTTFMVKLVGVSLVTVLLVLGFVGNITLSLSEEEYDTQKRAEILGSKPFILNKQYDQIAEDIEYIIRKPVDADPFNENLKIEFNRHPDQLNIDKVLSEQKKVRNFTLKELLTEILKKNGRNLKKDIPTPEEEDEALSRFSKTRAYKNLNSSSQINLNRLYRTADKRYTHFDLITKNAKYEVGFSYDEYRKHTHKNTVKLIYIIFSTSLLILIIFPRFFHSSLVKPLNDLLSGVTKVNEGNLDIQVPIKVQDEIGYLAGSFNSMVSSIKEARKDLEDYAVNLEEKVKDRTKEVQEKMDEVQKLKIQQDGDYFLTSLLAKPLFFNANKSKLVPTEFVIHQKKKFEFKSKTADLGGDICITGTLKFGKPDDYKTYIMALNGDAMGKSMQGAGGALVMGVVFNAIMSRSASNKKVLDMKPEEWLTDIYNEVNSVFKSFNGTMVISATVLLIEEKSGEMLYFNAEHPASILYRDGKASFIEQELLLRKLGQESEFSFQVYRYQLEPGDIIILGSDGRDDIDLTPNSGTRTINEDEFAILRIIEKTKGNIFEIEGALKEIGDITDDLSFLRIDFQGQETREEIQNIQEQPVSSKFEEQELEIREDEDALLDITEVYRRSKQLYREGQVNEALTVLTKAHSVEPNNQKLNKLFGLMSFKGKDYATAVEVINHYLQMDPDTEEMWYYLSLSQKKMGRYLSSLEASKRVYQLHPENINNLVNLSDLNRLTGNYEEAKVLSEKALELDPENQNARKILKYLEKI; encoded by the coding sequence ATGGATTTAAATTGGTTGGCTTGGTCTTATCATTCTGTCGGAGTTTTTGCAGCAAATCTAATCTGTGCGATACTCGCTATTTTTCTATTAAGCAAAAAAAATAAAACACCTACGACTTGGTGGCTTGCAGCGATGTTCTTAGGTTATAACTTTATGCTATTCGGGTATGTCCTGGCATATTCCGTAAATGCGAGCTGGGGCGCATACCATCGGTTTTTTACCAGCTGCGCTATGTTCGGAAATGCGGGAATGATCGGATTCGTCTATACGTTTCCAAGACTTGATCAACCGAAAGAAGCTAAAATTGCGATACCTCTCTCATTGACAATACTTTTGATTGCCTTTACCGATCTTGTCTATACCGGAGCCCGGCTGGACATCATCTACAATTTCACAGCACATTTTTATACTTTCGATTACGGTGCACAGCACGCAGTCGTATTGCTTTTGACTCAAATATTTCCCCTAACCATACTCATCCGCAAAACAATCCGATATTCTACTTACGGCGGATTTTTTTCAAAATGGCTTTCCAAACCGAAATCTCTTTCGGAATATCCGATGTTTCTTTTCTCCAGGTTTTGTGTCGGCTGGATCAAGTTCATAAATCCGAAAGGAGAAGATGCGAAAGCTTGCAAAAGTTTTGCAAAAGCGATCATCATCTTTCTATTCATCGCTGTCCTAAACGTATTGAATAAATCCGGCCTTGTTACATACGATTTATATGCATTCGGGTTTGCAAATATAACACTCATTATCTGCTTTTACTTTGTAATCACTTACCTCAACAATTCTCCCGAACCTACTACGTTTATGGTGAAATTGGTCGGAGTGAGTCTCGTAACAGTTCTTCTTGTCCTTGGGTTTGTGGGCAATATCACACTTTCTCTCAGCGAAGAAGAATATGATACTCAGAAGCGGGCGGAAATTTTAGGTTCCAAACCTTTTATATTGAACAAACAGTATGATCAAATCGCCGAAGACATCGAATACATCATTCGCAAGCCGGTAGATGCGGATCCATTTAACGAAAACTTAAAAATCGAATTCAATCGTCATCCGGATCAACTGAACATTGATAAAGTATTATCGGAACAAAAAAAAGTCAGAAATTTCACTCTCAAGGAATTACTGACTGAGATTTTGAAAAAGAACGGTCGCAATCTAAAAAAAGATATCCCCACTCCCGAGGAAGAAGACGAAGCTTTGTCTCGCTTCAGCAAAACTAGGGCCTATAAGAACCTGAATAGTTCTTCGCAGATCAATTTAAACCGCCTTTACAGAACAGCTGACAAACGTTATACACATTTCGACCTTATAACGAAAAACGCAAAATACGAAGTTGGATTTTCATACGATGAATATCGGAAACACACGCATAAAAATACCGTTAAACTGATATACATCATATTCTCAACCTCACTCCTCATTCTGATTATTTTCCCGAGATTTTTTCATTCCAGTCTTGTCAAACCTCTGAACGACCTGCTTTCCGGTGTCACCAAAGTGAACGAAGGCAATCTGGATATTCAAGTTCCTATCAAAGTTCAGGATGAAATCGGCTACCTTGCCGGGTCTTTCAATTCGATGGTAAGCTCCATAAAAGAAGCAAGAAAAGATTTGGAAGACTATGCAGTCAATCTCGAAGAAAAGGTGAAAGACAGAACCAAAGAAGTCCAGGAAAAAATGGACGAAGTCCAAAAGTTGAAAATTCAGCAGGACGGTGATTACTTTCTTACCTCCCTACTCGCCAAACCTTTATTTTTCAATGCCAATAAATCGAAGTTAGTTCCTACCGAATTCGTGATTCATCAAAAAAAGAAATTCGAATTCAAAAGCAAAACCGCAGATTTGGGTGGAGATATCTGTATCACAGGAACGTTAAAATTCGGAAAACCGGACGATTACAAAACCTACATCATGGCCTTAAACGGAGATGCAATGGGGAAATCCATGCAAGGAGCCGGCGGAGCATTGGTAATGGGTGTTGTATTCAATGCAATCATGTCCCGCTCCGCATCCAATAAAAAAGTTTTGGACATGAAGCCGGAAGAATGGCTCACAGATATTTATAACGAAGTAAATTCAGTATTCAAATCGTTTAACGGAACTATGGTGATTTCCGCGACTGTTTTGCTCATCGAAGAAAAATCGGGAGAGATGTTGTATTTCAATGCGGAACACCCAGCCAGCATTCTCTACCGGGACGGAAAGGCGAGTTTCATAGAACAAGAGTTACTTTTAAGAAAATTAGGCCAGGAATCCGAATTCAGTTTCCAAGTGTATAGATATCAGTTGGAACCCGGAGATATAATCATTCTCGGTTCCGACGGGCGCGACGATATAGACCTAACGCCGAATTCGGGAACAAGAACGATCAATGAAGATGAATTTGCAATTCTCAGAATTATCGAAAAAACAAAGGGAAATATTTTCGAAATCGAAGGAGCATTGAAAGAGATCGGAGACATCACGGATGACTTGTCTTTTCTACGAATTGATTTTCAAGGCCAGGAGACCCGGGAAGAAATTCAAAACATTCAAGAACAACCTGTCTCTTCCAAATTCGAAGAACAGGAACTCGAAATCAGAGAGGATGAAGACGCACTTCTGGACATTACCGAAGTATATCGAAGAAGCAAACAATTGTACCGCGAAGGACAGGTGAATGAAGCTCTCACAGTTCTGACAAAAGCTCATTCCGTTGAACCGAATAATCAAAAGTTGAACAAATTGTTCGGACTTATGAGTTTCAAAGGAAAGGATTATGCAACTGCTGTGGAAGTAATCAATCATTACTTGCAAATGGATCCGGATACGGAAGAGATGTGGTATTATTTATCTTTGTCTCAAAAGAAGATGGGAAGGTATTTATCCTCTCTGGAAGCATCCAAACGAGTTTACCAATTGCATCCGGAGAATATAAACAACCTGGTCAACTTATCCGACCTAAATCGCCTAACTGGAAATTACGAGGAGGCAAAGGTTCTTTCGGAGAAAGCATTGGAACTCGATCCGGAAAATCAGAACGCCAGAAAAATACTTAAATATTTGGAAAAAATTTAA
- a CDS encoding DMT family transporter gives MNWIVLILAGVFEIGWPLGIKLSESSEYKIPWIGFSIFSMIISVFLLWYAQKTIPMGTAYAVWTGIGATGAFLLGIIVFGESSSLWRVLSVSLIVIGVMGLKLTGEH, from the coding sequence ATGAATTGGATCGTGTTAATCCTGGCCGGAGTATTTGAAATAGGTTGGCCTTTGGGAATCAAACTTTCGGAATCGAGTGAATATAAAATCCCTTGGATCGGATTTTCCATTTTTTCCATGATCATCAGTGTGTTTTTGCTTTGGTACGCTCAAAAAACAATTCCGATGGGAACGGCTTACGCAGTATGGACCGGAATCGGTGCCACAGGAGCTTTTTTGTTGGGCATTATCGTATTCGGTGAATCTTCCAGTCTTTGGAGGGTATTGTCAGTCAGTTTGATTGTAATCGGTGTTATGGGATTAAAGCTTACGGGAGAGCATTAG
- a CDS encoding ATP-dependent helicase: MWNEEQLAIIESKANRKQVIAAAGSGKTSTMIGLLEEQERRRTILPQRTLIVTFTNKATDEFRDRTITKHLSNEYRISTFHAFCFQSLRRLHPHFKERGILILTDVEKDKLSRDILNKHKFKIGGIPFSILFSRNGKLFKKEFPEVYESYQNELLEYKQKEQKFEFDDLITTVLSELESGESWTKELTNEFDSVIVDEFQDTDWFQLRILKKMNIENMTIVGDDWQAIYGFRGATPEPFLSFPEHFPDTKVFQLCKNYRSLKGIIDLSVLPILRNKNKITKEVISHRQGEMFYLSLVMEHPKRDRQIIKEKLKTFFDTDPETVLLVRSNFRRREWIESGISPDKVLTIHASKGLEFGTVITDISSGWNLTGESDENDMEEERRILYVALSRAKDKLILLGKEKSESKKGLEDELFRYFPKADTRTKGALRLPFLWGNGKTFGGLAQLVRALP; encoded by the coding sequence ATGTGGAACGAAGAACAACTGGCAATCATCGAGTCCAAAGCAAATAGAAAACAAGTAATCGCAGCGGCAGGTTCGGGCAAAACATCTACCATGATCGGACTTTTGGAAGAACAAGAAAGAAGAAGGACCATCCTACCCCAAAGAACTTTGATCGTTACCTTTACAAACAAAGCAACCGACGAGTTCAGAGATCGAACAATCACAAAACATTTGTCAAACGAATATAGAATTTCCACTTTCCATGCGTTCTGTTTTCAATCGCTCCGAAGACTTCACCCTCATTTCAAAGAAAGAGGAATCCTGATTTTAACCGACGTCGAAAAAGACAAACTTTCCAGAGATATCCTCAACAAACATAAATTCAAGATAGGAGGGATTCCTTTTTCCATTTTGTTCAGCCGAAACGGAAAATTATTCAAAAAGGAATTTCCCGAAGTCTATGAAAGCTATCAAAACGAATTACTGGAATACAAACAAAAAGAACAAAAATTCGAATTTGACGATTTGATTACTACGGTTCTATCGGAATTGGAATCCGGAGAGAGCTGGACCAAGGAACTGACAAATGAATTCGATTCCGTAATTGTTGATGAGTTTCAGGACACGGACTGGTTTCAATTAAGAATATTAAAAAAAATGAATATAGAAAATATGACGATCGTTGGCGACGACTGGCAGGCGATATACGGATTTCGGGGAGCTACACCGGAACCATTCTTATCTTTTCCTGAACATTTTCCCGATACGAAAGTATTTCAATTATGCAAAAACTATCGTTCCTTAAAAGGAATCATCGACCTTTCCGTTTTACCCATCCTAAGAAATAAAAACAAAATCACAAAAGAAGTGATCTCTCACAGACAAGGAGAGATGTTTTATCTATCTCTTGTGATGGAACATCCCAAAAGGGATCGGCAGATCATTAAAGAAAAACTCAAAACCTTTTTTGATACCGACCCGGAAACAGTTCTGCTCGTCAGATCCAATTTCAGAAGAAGAGAATGGATCGAATCGGGAATTTCCCCGGACAAGGTGCTGACAATCCATGCATCCAAAGGGCTTGAATTCGGAACGGTCATCACGGATATCAGCTCCGGCTGGAACCTAACAGGAGAATCCGATGAAAACGATATGGAAGAGGAAAGAAGAATCTTATACGTTGCTCTTTCCCGTGCAAAAGACAAACTCATCCTCCTCGGAAAAGAAAAATCCGAATCTAAAAAAGGACTGGAAGACGAACTATTCCGTTATTTTCCGAAGGCCGATACAAGAACAAAAGGCGCTTTACGCCTCCCTTTCCTATGGGGAAATGGTAAAACATTCGGGGGATTAGCTCAGCTGGTTAGAGCGCTACCTTGA
- a CDS encoding NADP-dependent oxidoreductase, which translates to MKAQIVGHYGKKTRLKSIEIPDPEMQEDEVLIRVAAAGVNLLDSKIRNGEFKLILSYKTPFVLGHDVAGVVLKVGSSVTQFKVGDEIYGRPADYRIGAFAELIAMKEQDLAIKPRALTMEEAASIPLVGLTAWQALVEKANLQKGQKVFIQAGSGGVGTFAIQLAKHLGATVATTTSTPNMDLVKSLGADVVIDYKKDDFEKVLSHYDVVLNSQDGKTLEKSIRVLKSGGKLISISGPPDPDFAEEIQAPWLVRLIMRLLSFSVRKKAKRFNIHYSFLFMRANGNQLREITSLINSGIIRPVIDKVFPFEATNEAMAYVESGRAKGKVVVKIR; encoded by the coding sequence ATGAAAGCACAGATTGTCGGTCATTACGGAAAGAAAACACGATTGAAATCGATTGAAATACCGGATCCGGAGATGCAAGAAGACGAAGTATTGATTCGGGTTGCGGCCGCCGGAGTCAATCTTCTGGATTCCAAAATTCGAAACGGAGAGTTCAAACTCATTTTGTCTTATAAAACACCGTTTGTATTGGGCCATGACGTGGCAGGAGTTGTGCTTAAAGTAGGATCCAGTGTAACACAATTTAAAGTGGGGGACGAGATTTATGGACGACCAGCTGACTATAGAATCGGTGCTTTTGCAGAGTTAATTGCAATGAAAGAGCAGGACCTTGCTATTAAACCTAGAGCACTCACTATGGAAGAAGCAGCTTCCATACCTCTGGTTGGTTTGACCGCCTGGCAAGCGCTAGTTGAAAAAGCTAATTTACAGAAAGGACAAAAAGTTTTCATTCAGGCGGGCTCTGGCGGTGTAGGAACATTTGCGATTCAATTGGCAAAACATTTGGGCGCAACCGTAGCAACAACGACAAGTACCCCCAATATGGATTTGGTAAAGAGCCTCGGAGCAGATGTTGTGATCGACTACAAGAAAGATGATTTCGAAAAAGTTCTGAGTCATTACGATGTTGTTTTGAATAGCCAAGACGGAAAGACTCTTGAAAAATCTATAAGAGTACTGAAGTCGGGAGGAAAGCTTATCTCTATCTCCGGACCGCCTGATCCGGATTTTGCGGAAGAAATTCAGGCGCCGTGGTTGGTGAGATTGATTATGCGACTTTTGAGTTTTAGTGTCAGGAAAAAGGCAAAAAGATTTAACATACACTATTCCTTTCTCTTTATGAGAGCAAACGGAAATCAATTGCGTGAGATCACTTCTCTCATCAATTCCGGTATTATACGTCCGGTTATAGATAAGGTATTTCCATTCGAAGCAACGAATGAAGCTATGGCTTATGTTGAAAGCGGACGTGCAAAAGGAAAGGTCGTCGTTAAAATTAGGTGA
- a CDS encoding winged helix-turn-helix transcriptional regulator has product MTQIKKRSDCPISCSLDMWGDKWSLLIVRDLMFAKECTYGDFLKSEEGIATNILASRLQTLEENKIIEKHDHPDSKAKVLYKLTRKGIDLLPILIEINLWAEKYSSIPADRKAMLKEVKKDKPGFIKAMTKELERT; this is encoded by the coding sequence ATGACCCAAATAAAAAAAAGATCAGATTGCCCGATTAGTTGCTCCCTCGATATGTGGGGAGACAAGTGGTCCCTATTGATCGTCAGGGACCTGATGTTTGCAAAAGAATGTACCTATGGCGATTTCCTAAAATCAGAGGAAGGAATAGCCACCAACATTTTAGCGTCAAGATTACAGACGTTGGAAGAAAATAAGATCATAGAGAAACATGATCATCCCGATAGCAAAGCAAAAGTGTTATATAAGTTAACTCGAAAAGGAATAGATTTGCTTCCCATACTGATTGAAATAAACCTATGGGCTGAAAAATATTCATCCATACCCGCAGATAGAAAAGCGATGTTGAAAGAGGTGAAGAAGGACAAGCCCGGGTTCATCAAAGCAATGACCAAAGAATTAGAGCGGACGTGA
- a CDS encoding SDR family oxidoreductase: MKQTILVTGASSGIGLLIAGRLHKNGYHVIGTSRDPKKYQSQLPFKLLPLDISDDNSIESFGKQLFSQIDRLDVLINNAGYLVTGLAEETSVALGKQQLETNFWGTVKLTNELLPYFRKQRQGKIITIGSFLGLIGLPNVAYYSASKHALEGYFKALRFELNQFNIKVCMVEPMGFKTNIGENAARATGSINEYDLYRQKISAFTKREFDKAPGPEPVVDKVMNIVGKRTPKFSYPVGKGASIFLALQQYAYNIFEGAILKRVNQT, encoded by the coding sequence ATGAAACAAACAATTCTAGTAACAGGGGCATCTTCCGGTATTGGACTCCTTATCGCAGGCAGGCTGCATAAAAATGGTTATCATGTAATTGGTACGAGCCGTGATCCGAAAAAATACCAATCCCAGTTGCCTTTCAAATTATTACCGTTGGACATTTCCGATGACAACTCGATTGAATCTTTCGGCAAGCAACTATTCAGCCAAATCGATCGACTCGATGTGCTCATCAATAATGCCGGCTATTTGGTAACAGGGCTTGCCGAAGAGACCTCAGTTGCATTGGGAAAACAGCAGTTGGAAACAAACTTTTGGGGAACAGTCAAGCTCACAAATGAGTTATTGCCTTATTTCAGAAAACAAAGACAAGGAAAAATCATCACAATCGGTTCTTTCTTAGGTTTAATCGGTCTTCCTAATGTCGCTTACTACTCTGCCTCTAAACATGCTTTGGAAGGATATTTTAAAGCACTCAGATTTGAATTGAATCAATTTAACATCAAGGTGTGTATGGTGGAGCCGATGGGTTTCAAAACCAATATTGGTGAAAATGCAGCTAGAGCAACCGGGAGCATAAATGAATACGATTTATACCGACAAAAGATTTCAGCATTCACGAAAAGGGAATTCGATAAAGCCCCAGGTCCTGAACCTGTCGTAGACAAGGTAATGAATATCGTTGGCAAAAGAACGCCTAAATTCAGTTATCCTGTAGGAAAAGGTGCATCGATTTTTCTGGCGCTACAACAGTATGCCTATAATATTTTTGAAGGCGCAATTTTGAAGAGAGTGAACCAAACGTAA